A section of the Carya illinoinensis cultivar Pawnee chromosome 12, C.illinoinensisPawnee_v1, whole genome shotgun sequence genome encodes:
- the LOC122289550 gene encoding cytochrome P450 86A22-like — translation MEISTALMILSVVLAYLLWFRFISRSLRGPRVWPLLGSLPGLIQHANRMHDWIADNLRTCGGTYQTCICALPFLAQKQGLVTVTSDPKNVEHILKVRFDNYPKGPNWQAVFHDLLGDGIFNSDGDTWLFQRKTAALEFTTRTLRQAMARWVSRAIKFRFCPILEIAQLEGKSVDLQDLLLRLTFDNICGLTFGKDPQTLSLGLPENGFALAFDRATEATLQRFIVPEIVWKLRKWLGLGMEVSLSKSLQHIDQYLTNIINTRKLELQSQQQGGIGSQHDDLLSRFMKKRESYSDEFLQHVALNFILAGRDTSSVALSWFFWLVSRNPRVEEKILIELCAVLMETRGNDPSKWVEDPLVFEEVDKLIYLKAALSETLRLYPSVPQDSKHVVADDILPSGAFVPAGSSITYSIYAIGRMEFIWGEDCLEFKPERWLSLDQKKLEVQDSFKFVAFNAGPRICLGKDLAYLQMKSIAAAVLLRHRLSVVPGHRVEQKMSLTLFMKYGLKVNVQARDLKPVLDKICIGA, via the coding sequence ATGGAGATATCAACGGCACTAATGATCTTATCGGTTGTTTTGGCATATTTACTTTGGTTCAGATTCATCTCTCGGTCATTGAGAGGCCCGCGTGTCTGGCCTCTACTGGGGAGCTTGCCTGGTCTCATCCAACATGCTAATCGCATGCATGACTGGATCGCGGACAATCTTCGAACGTGCGGAGGCACGTACCAGACTTGCATCTGTGCTCTTCCATTTTTGGCTCAGAAACAGGGGCTCGTGACGGTCACTTCCGACCCTAAGAACGTGGAACACATTCTTAAGGTCCGGTTCGATAATTACCCCAAGGGTCCAAACTGGCAGGCAGTGTTCCACGATTTGCTCGGAGATGGGATCTTCAACTCCGACGGTGACACGTGGCTATTCCAACGAAAGACTGCCGCACTAGAATTCACCACTCGGACGTTGCGCCAAGCCATGGCAAGGTGGGTGAGTCGGGCCATTAAGTTTAGGTTCTGCCCTATTCTCGAGATTGCTCAGCTAGAAGGAAAGTCGGTTGATCTTCAAGACCTCTTGCTTCGGCTCACTTTCGATAACATCTGTGGCTTAACTTTTGGTAAGGATCCACAGACTCTATCTTTGGGACTACCCGAGAATGGCTTTGCTCTGGCTTTCGACCGAGCCACCGAAGCCACGCTGCAACGCTTTATTGTGCCTGAGATAGTGTGGAAACTAAGGAAATGGCTCGGGCTCGGAATGGAAGTCAGCTTGAGCAAAAGCTTGCAACACATCGACCAATACTTAACCAACATCATCAACACACGTAAGCTCGAGCTGCAGAGTCAGCAACAAGGTGGCATTGGGTCCCAACACGATGACCTGCTGTCAAGGTTCATGAAGAAAAGGGAGTCCTACTCGGACGAATTTCTCCAACACGTGGCTCTTAATTTCATCTTAGCTGGACGTGACACGTCGTCGGTCGCACTAAGCTGGTTTTTCTGGCTGGTTAGTCGGAACCCAAGAGTGGAAGAGAAAATCCTCATCGAATTATGCGCCGTCCTGATGGAGACACGTGGCAACGACCCCTCCAAGTGGGTAGAAGATCCCCTAGTGTTTGAAGAAGTTGACAAATTGATATACCTTAAGGCAGCATTGTCCGAGACCTTAAGGCTTTACCCATCTGTGCCTCAGGACTCGAAGCACGTAGTTGCAGATGACATTTTGCCGAGTGGAGCTTTTGTACCAGCAGGCTCATCCATCACATATTCCATATATGCAATCGGGCGCATGGAGTTCATTTGGGGAGAAGATTGCCTCGAGTTTAAGCCCGAGAGATGGTTATCCCTAGATCAGAAGAAACTCGAGGTACAAGATTCATTTAAGTTTGTCGCCTTTAATGCAGGTCCAAGGATTTGCTTAGGGAAAGACTTGGCTTATTTGCAAATGAAGTCGATTGCGGCGGCGGTGCTGTTGCGACACCGGCTATCGGTGGTGCCAGGCCACCGTGTGGAGCAGAAGATGTCCTTGACATTGTTCATGAAGTACGGGCTCAAGGTTAATGTGCAGGCAAGGGACTTGAAACCTGTCTTGGACAAGATTTGCATAGGTGCGtga
- the LOC122289551 gene encoding aquaporin PIP1-3-like, which produces MEGKEEDVKLGANKYAERQPLGTAVQTGKEYKEPPPAPLFEPGELHSWSFYRAGIAEFVATFLFLYISILTVMGVSRSKDKCATVGVQGIAWAFGGMIFALVYCTAGISGGHINPAVTFGLLLARKLSLTRALFYIVMQCLGAICGAGVVKGFQKTEYMRLNGGANFVNHGYTKGDGLGAEIVGTFVLVYTVFSATDAKRKARDSHVPILAPLPIGFAVFLVHLATIPITGTGINPARSLGAAIIYNRDRAWDDQWIFWVGPFIGAALAAVYHQMVIRAIPFKTRA; this is translated from the exons ATGGAGGGAAAGGAAGAGGATGTTAAGCTCGGGGCAAACAAGTATGCAGAGAGGCAGCCCTTGGGCACTGCAGTTCAGACAGGCAAGGAATACAAGGAGCCACCCCCAGCTCCTTTGTTTGAGCCAGGGGAGCTGCACTCATGGTCATTCTACAGGGCTGGGATTGCGGAGTTTGTGGCCACCTTTTTATTCCTCTACATCAGCATCTTGACTGTTATGGGTGTAAGCAGGTCCAAAGACAAGTGTGCCACTGTGGGTGTCCAAGGAATTGCTTGGGCTTTTGGTGGTATGATCTTTGCCCTTGTCTACTGCACTGCCGGTATCTCAG GTGGACATATCAACCCTGCTGTGACCTTTGGACTCCTCTTGGCAAGGAAGCTTTCCCTCACAAGAGCTCTATTCTACATCGTCATGCAGTGCCTTGGAGCCATCTGCGGAGCTGGTGTTGTGAAGGGCTTCCAGAAGACCGAGTACATGCGCTTGAACGGGGGAGCTAACTTCGTGAACCATGGATACACCAAAGGTGATGGCCTTGGTGCAGAGATCGTCGGCACTTTTGTCCTTGTCTACACTGTCTTCTCCGCTACCGATGCCAAGAGAAAGGCCCGAGACTCTCACGTTCCT ATTCTGGCTCCACTTCCCATTGGGTTCGCGGTGTTCTTGGTTCACTTGGCCACCATCCCCATCACAGGAACTGGTATTAACCCAGCCAGGAGTCTTGGAGCTGCCATTATCTACAACAGAGACCGCGCATGGGATGACCAG TGGATCTTCTGGGTGGGACCCTTCATCGGTGCTGCTCTTGCTGCTGTCTACCACCAGATGGTCATCAGAGCTATTCCTTTCAAGACCAGGGCTTGA
- the LOC122289899 gene encoding uncharacterized protein LOC122289899, with the protein MRGANGDSRAVNNAYETISAAATAIALAENRASQATVPKRRWGSCWSIYWCFGAYKHRTRIGHAVADPETTPPQTDVSVPQNRIQPPAIVLPFVAPPSSPASFLQSEPPSATQSPVGLLSRISISANMYSPGGPSSIFAIGPYAHETQLVSPPVFSTFPTEPSTAPFTPPPESVHLTTPSSPEVPFAQLLDPNLQNGEACQRFPPSHCEFQSYQLHPGSPVGQLVSPSSGISGSGTSSPFPDHEFAVGFPHFLEFRPGDPPKLLSLYKLSTRESRSHQGAGSLTPDAVRPTQISEVFSRWQSGNGRWDDEVSVTRRFLFELTAADDTKCVEKKPFPLAEAISVSSKDTTIARRQKPTNIMDCNVCRIGETSNGSQDKSPEAPKAREEAEYLQKHRSSTLSSVKEFYFDNTDGIDSCTPNVSSDWWANENVVGKEGGPTKNWSFFPMIQPGVT; encoded by the exons ATGAGAGGTGCGAATGGAGATTCGAGAGCTGTGAACAACGCTTACGAGACTATTAGCGCTGCTGCTACTGCGATCGCGTTGGCTGAGAATCGTGCTTCTCAAGCCACAGTTCcg AAGAGAAGGTGGGGCAGCTGCTGGAGCATATATTGGTGTTTTGGGGCTTACAAACACAGAACGCGAATTGGGCATGCTGTCGCGGATCCTGAAACGACACCCCCTCAAACTGATGTTTCTGTGCCCCAAAATCGAATCCAACCACCTGCTATAGTACTTCCCTTTGTTGCACCTCCCTCCTCTCCTGCATCTTTTCTTCAATCAGAACCTCCTTCTGCTACACAATCACCAGTGGGTTTATTGTCTCGCATTTCTATTTCTGCAAACATGTACTCTCCAGGTGGGCCTTCATCCATTTTTGCCATAGGCCCTTACGCCCATGAAACCCAGTTAGTCTCACCACCGGTTTTCTCAACCTTCCCCACTGAACCATCAACTGCTCCTTTCACTCCACCTCCCGAGTCTGTCCACCTGACCACACCTTCCTCACCTGAAGTGCCATTTGCTCAACTGCTTGACCCCAACCTCCAGAATGGGGAGGCTTGTCAGAGATTCCCACCATCCCACTGTGAATTCCAGTCTTATCAACTTCATCCTGGAAGCCCAGTTGGTCAGCTAGTATCCCCAAGCTCTGGCATCTCAGGTTCAGGTACCTCATCTCCTTTCCCTGACCATGAATTTGCTGTGGGTTTTCCCCATTTCCTGGAGTTTCGACCAGGTGACCCTCCCAAGCTTTTGAGCCTCTATAAGCTGTCCACCCGTGAAAGCAGATCACATCAAGGTGCTGGTTCATTGACACCAGATGCTGTAAGGCCCACACAGATTTCTGAAGTATTTTCACGTTGGCAATCAGGCAATGGAAGGTGGGATGATGAGGTTTCTGTTACTCGTAGGTTCTTGTTTGAGTTAACTGCAGCAGATGACACAAAATGTGTAGAAAAGAAGCCATTTCCATTGGCTGAAGCCATATCAGTGTCTTCAAAAGATACTACGATTGCCAGAAGACAAAAACCTACCAATATTATGGATTGTAATGTGTGCCGTATTGGTGAAACTTCCAATGGTTCACAAGATAAATCTCCTGAGGCTCCCAAGGCTCGGGAGGAAGCAGAGTACCTTCAGAAGCATCGGTCTAGCACCCTTAGTTCTGTTAAGGAATTCTATTTTGACAATACAGATGGAATAGACTCTTGTACGCCTAATGTTAGCTCTGACTGGTGGGCAAATGAGAACGTAGTGGGGAAGGAGGGTGGGCCAACCAAGAATTGGTCTTTCTTCCCTATGATACAGCCAGGTGTTACCTAA